TGCTGGGACGGGGGTCCCGAGCAGCACAGGATGCCCCCACCAAAAAGCTGGAGGGCACTGGAGGCCCAGCCGATGTAGagggcagcccccagctctcTCTTGAGGGCCTCAGGCACCATAGGGTTGTAGAAGTTGCTGACAATGCTGTTAGCAGACCAGGAGACGGGGATGAGCAGCATGATGCTGGCCAGGACGAAGATGGCACCTGCCACAATGGAGATCCTGGTCTTGGTGCTCTTGTCATCCACGCAGCGGGTGCAGTCCGCACCCGAGATGGCGGTGAGGAAGGCAAAGAAGGCCACGAAGATGGAGGTGACCACCAAGGCGCGAGCCGCTTGCAGGTCGGAGGTGAGCTCCAGCAGGGAGTCGTAGACTTTGCACTGCATCTGCCCCGTGCTTTCGTACACGCAGttcatccacagcccttcccagaAGACCTGGGCCACCACGATGTTGGAGCCGATGAAGGCTGTCACCTTCCACATGGGCAGCGCACAGGTGAGGATGgagcccagccagcccagcacagccagcatcAGCCCACTCAGCTGCATCGTCATCGTCGCCATTGACAGCACCTGCGGGGACAGGGCACAGCCATCATGGACACGGCCCCGAGCCAGGGGGCTTTCTGAGGAGCAAGGACTTCATGCTGGGTGTGTCCTGTTCCCCATCTGGGTGGGAACGGCTGCAGACCAGCATGGGGACATGTCTGGCATGGGGCGTTGCTGCAGGTCAACACGGGGACACGTGTGGCACTGAGCACCCAGGTCCCGAGGAGGCCGAGGTGCAGGACCCCCCATGTGTCATGTTAGCCTCTACAATGTCCCCACGGCACAGGGCAGTCCTCTGCCATCGCCCCATCCCAGCTGGGCCATGCGCATGGCAAGTGTTAGGGAGGGGACAGCTTTTGGGGAGCAGGATGAGGGGCTCGCTGTGCCCATCCCAGCATGCTCCAAagcacagacaccccccccacgCTCACCCCACGTCCTGCCGTGGCAGCCACCCCACAGCGCCCACCCCATGTCCCGCTCCATTGCTGGTGCTTcagcctccctgccctctctgGCCACGAGCATCGCGCCGGGGGGCACGGGCAGGCGAGGCAGCCCCCGCCCTCACCGCGGCACTGTCTGCTCCCCGTTCAAGGGCAGGTTTTGCTTTGTCCTTGGCAGCCGCGCTGCCGTGCCCTTTGGAC
This DNA window, taken from Mycteria americana isolate JAX WOST 10 ecotype Jacksonville Zoo and Gardens chromosome 15, USCA_MyAme_1.0, whole genome shotgun sequence, encodes the following:
- the LOC142417320 gene encoding claudin-4-like, whose amino-acid sequence is MATMTMQLSGLMLAVLGWLGSILTCALPMWKVTAFIGSNIVVAQVFWEGLWMNCVYESTGQMQCKVYDSLLELTSDLQAARALVVTSIFVAFFAFLTAISGADCTRCVDDKSTKTRISIVAGAIFVLASIMLLIPVSWSANSIVSNFYNPMVPEALKRELGAALYIGWASSALQLFGGGILCCSGPPSQQDPYPKKYRAVKTCSPMGYPMKDYV